From Aerosticca soli, a single genomic window includes:
- a CDS encoding GNAT family N-acetyltransferase — translation MHQTPYLIRLAEDDDDFILGLAPRFVDFPLPAWRRRHECIAGIRRELSRHLEEQPPNSFLFVAEDEGGEPVGFIHLQKTQDFFTGQTNGHIADLAVARGHEGRGVGQALLAHAEAWAHEHRCALLTLAVFPGNERARALYEAAGYGIDLLRLAKPLH, via the coding sequence ATGCACCAGACGCCTTACCTGATCCGCCTGGCCGAGGACGATGACGATTTCATCCTCGGCCTCGCCCCGCGTTTCGTGGACTTTCCCCTGCCCGCATGGCGTCGCCGCCACGAATGCATCGCGGGCATCCGCCGCGAACTGTCGCGTCATCTGGAAGAACAGCCGCCCAACAGCTTCCTGTTCGTGGCCGAAGACGAGGGCGGCGAACCCGTCGGCTTCATCCATCTGCAAAAAACCCAGGATTTCTTCACCGGCCAAACCAATGGCCACATCGCCGATCTCGCGGTGGCACGTGGCCATGAAGGCCGTGGCGTGGGCCAGGCCCTGCTCGCCCATGCCGAGGCGTGGGCACACGAGCATCGCTGCGCGCTGCTGACGCTGGCGGTCTTTCCGGGCAACGAGCGCGCCCGTGCGCTCTACGAGGCGGCCGGCTACGGGATCGATCTGCTGCGCCTGGCCAAGCCCCTGCACTGA